In a single window of the Carassius carassius chromosome 26, fCarCar2.1, whole genome shotgun sequence genome:
- the LOC132106104 gene encoding gastrula zinc finger protein XlCGF8.2DB-like: MEFIKKEREDMEIEETFKDEDTEEQTDLMALKEERQELTKIEEKDEYERLDFMTMGKSIQTETSSHTGEKPFACTLCGKSFSCKPSLKSHMVVHTGEKFPCDHCGKCFRHKSSLNSHMKGHTGESPYTCRMCGKSFSIKSTLNAHMRSHTGEKPFTCELCGKSFTQKGNLTGHMKTHTGEKPFVCAQCGKCFSRETNLTYHMRIHSKEYNCQQCGQRFPDKRRLSWHEKDHSRESFTCHDCGKSFRLKGQFKVHMRIHTGEKPFTCTHCGKSFSQKVTLQIHTRLHTGEKPFTCLQCKRSFTYQRDLKRHFQKHSGKKQQSSASKKRLTKVV, translated from the coding sequence acCTGATGGCACTAAAGGAAGAGAGGCAAGAACTTACAAAGATAGAAGAGAAAGATGAATATGAGAGACTTGACTTCATGACCATGGGAAAATCCATACAGACTGAAACATCTtcacacactggagagaagccttttgcCTGCACACTGTGTGGGAAGAGCTTCTCATGCAAACCATCTCTGAAGAGTCACATGGtcgttcacactggagagaagttTCCATGTGATCACTGTGGAAAGTGTTTCAGACATAAATCATCCCTTAATTCACACATGAAAGGTCACACTGGAGAGAGTCCGTATACCTGCAGAATGTGTGGGAAGAGCTTCTCAATTAAATCAACCCTTAATGCCCACATGAGGAGTCACACAGGAGAGAAACCCTTCACTTGTGAACTGTGCGGTAAGAGCTTCACACAAAAAGGAAATCTTACGGGTCACATGAAAACTCACACAGGAGAGAAGCCTTTTGTGTGTGCTCAGTGTGGAAAATGTTTTTCACGTGAAACAAACCTCACTTACCACATGAGGATTCACTCAAAGGAGTATAATTGTCAGCAGTGTGGACAGAGATTCCCAGACAAGAGACGCCTTAGTTGGCATGAAAAAGATCATTCTCGAGAGTCTTTCACTTGCCATgactgtggaaagagtttcagactGAAAGGTCAATTTAAGGTCCACATgagaatccacactggagagaaacctttcacctgcactcactgtggaaagagtttcagtcaGAAagtaacacttcagattcacacgaggcttcacactggagagaaaccttttacCTGTCTTCAATGTAAGAGGAGCTTCACATATCAACGAGACCTGAAACGTCATTTCCAAAAACATTCTGGAAAGAAACAACAGTCTTCTGCAAGTAAAAAGAGGCTCACAAAAGTAGTCTGA